The proteins below come from a single Demetria terragena DSM 11295 genomic window:
- a CDS encoding SDR family NAD(P)-dependent oxidoreductase: protein MQLDDSRILVIGGGGAGIGRACTRHLSTAGASVAIADLAPGRAQEAADEVNSSGGTAVALSGDVRDREQLTGFVTDTVRTLGGLDALVTVVGGQVAFVPAVPLHEMTDEDWDTVYELNLRYVARAVRAVLPVLREQGTGGAIVSVGSVTGLTAAPRQAAYGVMKAGLISLARTVAAEYSAEQIRMNVVAAGAIATAVSGNSTLETDEIPLGRLGRSEEVAEAVAYLVSDSAAYITGQAITIDGGASTRGPFG, encoded by the coding sequence ATGCAACTGGACGACTCACGAATTCTGGTCATCGGCGGCGGAGGGGCCGGCATCGGCAGGGCGTGTACCCGCCACCTCAGCACCGCGGGCGCTTCGGTGGCCATCGCCGACCTTGCGCCCGGCCGGGCGCAGGAAGCGGCGGACGAGGTCAACTCGAGCGGGGGCACTGCTGTCGCGCTGAGCGGCGACGTCCGTGACCGCGAACAGCTCACCGGGTTCGTCACCGACACCGTCCGCACGCTCGGCGGACTTGATGCGCTCGTCACCGTGGTGGGTGGACAGGTGGCGTTCGTACCGGCCGTGCCATTGCACGAGATGACCGACGAGGACTGGGACACGGTCTACGAGCTGAACCTGCGGTACGTCGCCCGGGCGGTCCGCGCGGTGCTTCCGGTCCTGCGCGAGCAAGGTACGGGCGGGGCGATCGTAAGCGTCGGCTCGGTGACCGGACTCACCGCCGCACCACGCCAGGCGGCGTACGGCGTCATGAAAGCCGGCCTGATCAGCCTCGCCCGCACCGTCGCGGCGGAGTACTCCGCCGAACAGATCCGGATGAACGTCGTCGCCGCCGGTGCCATCGCGACAGCGGTCAGCGGGAACAGCACATTGGAGACCGACGAGATCCCGCTCGGCCGACTCGGTCGGAGCGAGGAAGTCGCGGAGGCGGTGGCCTATCTCGTGTCAGACTCGGCTGCCTACATCACCGGTCAGGCGATCACGATCGACGGCGGTGCCAGCACTCGTGGGCCGTTCGGCTGA
- the dnaE gene encoding DNA polymerase III subunit alpha, with translation MTGKSFVHLHNHTEYSMLDGAARIDDMFEVAAEMGMPAIAMTDHGYLFGAYEFWKKSQKYGVKPIIGLEAYVTPGTHRTDKTRVKWGGDRASKRDDVSGGGAYTHMTLLARNNSGMHNLFKLDSQASLDQVYAKWPRLDRELLHQYAGGLIATTGCPSGEVQTRLRLGQYDLAVAAAAEFRDIFGAENYYLELMDHGVSVEKRVKDDLLKLGKELGLPLVATNDLHYARQEDAKAHGALLCVQSGSTLLDPDRFAFDGDGYYLKSAAEMRELWSDFPEACDNTLLIAERCEVNFLEGEGRYMPRFSVPEGEDEKSWFIKEVNSGLRARFPDGVPTYAQEQADYETEVILGKGYPGYFLVVADFINWAKDNGIRVGPGRGSGAGSMCAYAMGITDLDPVPHGLIFERFLNPERMSMPDFDVDFDERRRGEVIQYVTEKYGDERVAQIVTYGTIKAKQAVKDASRVMGHPFAVGEQLTKAMPADVMGKGVPLSGIYDPAHPRHAEGNEFRALVETETHLGEIVETAKGLEGLKRQWGVHAAGVIMSSEPLIEVIPIMRRLQDGQVITQFDYPTCEALGLVKMDFLGLRNLTILDDALWNVKENRGETIDLDELTKTLDDRATYQLLGRGDTLGVFQLDGGGMRQLLRLMQPDNFEDISAALALYRPGPMGVNAHTNFALRKNGKQTPTPLDPQLEGKLQPEMIEALDPILGDTHGLCIYQEQVMEIAQKLAGYTLGNADLLRRAMGKKKKEVLDAEYIPFSEGMKAKGFNEASIAALWGVLVPFSDYAFNKAHTAAYGLVSYWTGYLKANYPAEYMAALLTSVRDDKDKSAIYLGECRHMRIQVLPPDVNESVSEFAAVGEDIRFGMAAIRNVGHNVVEAIKKAREEKGRFTSFEDFLRKCPAVVCNKRTIESLIKAGAFDDLKHPRQGLVQIHEQYVDALVDEKRAEAIGQDSLFGGFGDDQPGIDLAALPSIPDIEWDKHTLLAFEREMLGLYVSDHPLFGIEHVLSQHADTSISRLNGEDSPPDGATVTIAGLITGLQVKRTKKGDLWAIATVEDLEGAIECLFFPSTYMTVSTMLTQDAVCVVKGRVNKRDETVALNAMELTLPEIHDGPQGPVVLSMQAMRATNGLAERLKSVLGEHPGATEVHLKLTQPGRSVTLKLGDDHRVTVSPSLYGDLKALLGPTCLVGR, from the coding sequence ATGACCGGGAAGAGCTTCGTCCACCTGCACAACCACACCGAATACTCGATGTTGGACGGTGCTGCGCGCATTGACGACATGTTTGAAGTAGCCGCCGAGATGGGCATGCCGGCCATCGCGATGACCGACCACGGCTACCTTTTTGGCGCCTACGAGTTCTGGAAGAAGTCCCAGAAATACGGGGTCAAGCCGATCATCGGCCTGGAGGCATACGTCACGCCGGGCACACATCGCACCGATAAGACTCGGGTGAAGTGGGGCGGCGACCGGGCAAGCAAGCGGGACGACGTTTCCGGTGGCGGTGCCTACACCCACATGACATTGCTGGCACGCAACAACTCCGGCATGCACAACCTGTTCAAGCTCGACTCCCAAGCTTCGTTGGACCAGGTCTATGCGAAGTGGCCGCGACTGGACCGGGAGTTGCTCCATCAGTACGCCGGGGGCCTGATCGCGACCACCGGATGCCCGTCGGGTGAGGTGCAGACCCGCCTGCGGTTGGGTCAGTACGACCTAGCCGTGGCAGCGGCCGCCGAGTTTCGCGACATCTTTGGGGCAGAGAACTACTACCTGGAGTTGATGGACCACGGGGTCTCGGTGGAGAAGCGGGTCAAGGACGACCTGCTCAAGCTCGGCAAGGAACTTGGGTTGCCACTGGTGGCGACCAACGACCTGCACTACGCCCGGCAGGAGGACGCCAAGGCGCACGGCGCATTGCTGTGCGTTCAGTCCGGCTCGACCCTGCTGGACCCAGACCGGTTTGCCTTCGACGGGGACGGCTACTACCTGAAGTCCGCGGCCGAGATGCGCGAGTTGTGGTCGGACTTCCCAGAAGCGTGCGACAACACGCTGCTGATCGCCGAGCGTTGCGAGGTGAACTTCCTCGAGGGCGAAGGGCGCTACATGCCGCGCTTCTCCGTGCCGGAAGGGGAGGACGAGAAGTCCTGGTTCATCAAGGAGGTCAACTCCGGGCTGCGCGCGCGCTTCCCAGACGGTGTGCCCACCTATGCGCAAGAGCAGGCCGACTACGAAACCGAGGTCATCCTTGGGAAGGGATATCCCGGCTACTTCCTCGTGGTCGCCGACTTCATCAACTGGGCCAAGGACAACGGCATTCGGGTAGGCCCTGGGCGTGGTTCGGGTGCTGGCTCAATGTGTGCGTACGCCATGGGGATCACTGACCTGGACCCGGTGCCCCACGGACTGATCTTTGAGCGATTCCTCAACCCCGAGCGCATGTCGATGCCTGACTTTGACGTCGACTTCGACGAGCGCCGTCGCGGCGAGGTAATCCAGTACGTCACCGAGAAGTACGGCGACGAGCGAGTCGCGCAGATCGTCACGTACGGCACGATCAAGGCCAAGCAGGCGGTCAAGGACGCCTCTCGCGTGATGGGTCACCCGTTTGCGGTTGGTGAGCAACTCACCAAGGCGATGCCCGCAGACGTGATGGGCAAGGGGGTGCCACTTTCGGGGATCTACGATCCTGCGCACCCGCGCCATGCCGAGGGCAATGAGTTCCGAGCGCTGGTCGAAACCGAAACCCACCTTGGTGAGATTGTCGAGACGGCCAAGGGCTTGGAAGGGCTGAAGCGGCAGTGGGGTGTGCACGCCGCGGGCGTCATCATGTCGTCCGAGCCGCTGATCGAGGTCATCCCGATCATGCGCCGGTTGCAGGACGGCCAGGTCATCACGCAGTTCGACTATCCGACGTGCGAGGCGCTCGGGTTGGTCAAGATGGACTTCCTTGGCCTGCGCAATCTCACCATCCTGGACGACGCGCTGTGGAACGTGAAAGAAAACCGCGGAGAGACGATCGATCTCGACGAGTTGACCAAGACGCTCGATGATCGGGCGACCTACCAGCTCCTGGGCCGAGGTGACACCCTCGGCGTCTTCCAGCTCGATGGTGGAGGCATGCGCCAACTGCTGCGGTTGATGCAGCCAGACAACTTCGAGGACATTTCGGCGGCGCTCGCGCTCTACCGCCCCGGTCCGATGGGCGTCAACGCCCATACCAACTTCGCCTTGCGCAAGAACGGCAAGCAGACACCGACCCCGCTCGACCCGCAGCTAGAGGGCAAGCTGCAGCCGGAGATGATTGAGGCGCTCGACCCGATCCTGGGAGATACGCACGGTTTGTGCATCTACCAGGAGCAAGTGATGGAGATCGCGCAGAAGTTGGCGGGCTACACACTCGGCAACGCGGACCTGCTTCGCCGGGCCATGGGCAAGAAGAAAAAGGAAGTCCTCGACGCCGAATACATCCCCTTCTCCGAGGGGATGAAGGCTAAGGGCTTCAACGAGGCCTCGATCGCGGCGCTGTGGGGCGTGCTCGTGCCGTTCTCCGACTACGCGTTCAACAAGGCGCACACGGCGGCGTACGGCCTGGTGTCCTACTGGACCGGCTACCTGAAGGCCAACTACCCGGCTGAATACATGGCCGCGCTGCTGACCTCGGTGCGGGACGACAAGGACAAGTCGGCGATCTATCTCGGTGAGTGCCGGCACATGCGCATCCAGGTGCTCCCACCTGATGTCAATGAGTCTGTCTCGGAGTTCGCCGCGGTGGGCGAGGACATCCGCTTCGGCATGGCGGCCATCCGCAATGTGGGGCACAACGTCGTGGAGGCGATCAAGAAGGCCCGTGAAGAGAAGGGGCGGTTCACCTCCTTTGAGGACTTCCTGCGCAAGTGCCCGGCAGTCGTCTGCAACAAGCGCACGATCGAATCGCTCATCAAGGCAGGCGCATTCGATGATCTGAAGCACCCACGACAGGGTTTGGTGCAGATCCACGAGCAGTACGTCGACGCTCTCGTCGATGAAAAGCGCGCCGAAGCGATCGGTCAGGACAGCCTGTTTGGTGGGTTCGGTGATGATCAGCCGGGCATCGACCTGGCGGCACTACCGTCGATTCCCGATATCGAGTGGGACAAGCACACCTTGCTCGCCTTCGAGCGGGAGATGCTCGGGCTGTACGTCTCCGATCACCCATTGTTTGGCATCGAGCATGTGCTGTCGCAGCATGCCGATACCTCGATCTCACGCCTGAACGGCGAGGACAGCCCACCCGATGGCGCGACGGTCACGATCGCCGGGCTCATCACCGGGCTGCAGGTCAAACGGACCAAGAAGGGCGATCTGTGGGCTATCGCCACGGTGGAGGACCTCGAGGGCGCCATCGAGTGCTTGTTCTTCCCCTCGACCTACATGACCGTCTCCACGATGCTCACCCAGGACGCGGTGTGCGTGGTGAAGGGCCGCGTCAACAAGCGCGATGAGACGGTCGCGCTCAACGCCATGGAGCTCACTCTCCCAGAGATTCACGATGGGCCGCAGGGGCCGGTTGTGTTGTCGATGCAGGCGATGCGCGCGACGAACGGCTTGGCCGAACGACTCAAGAGCGTCCTGGGGGAGCACCCGGGGGCGACGGAGGTCCATCTCAAACTGACTCAGCCCGGACGTTCGGTGACGCTCAAACTGGGAGATGACCACCGCGTGACGGTGTCCCCGTCGTTGTACGGCGACCTCAAGGCGCTGCTCGGACCGACCTGCTTGGTGGGTCGTTAG
- a CDS encoding ABC transporter substrate-binding protein has translation MVAPLHTSRRTALSLTGAALTTAALAACGGNSGRDSDSDSGGGPRVKQWYHQYGEDGTEDAVKKFAEDYSKANVKVSWIPGDYDKKAASALLTTTGPDIFEYGNGPTIDMITGKQVLDLSDLLGDAKSDFTPALLERMTYKGKLYAIPQVADMQLLVYRKSMLKKAGVTPPKTIDELVTAAGKLTTGNVKGLFLGNDGGAGNVSGPVLWATGHEHIRDGKPDFANDDVADALSKFATLFKSGNLLLGSPSDWSEPAAIIQGLTAMQWTGLWTLPTLEKELGDDFGVVPFPSGGSGGEQSVPVGAYAAAVSAKAKSKEAAKDFVKWLWVDQTDKQLEWATKYGLHIPARESLVSKADRLSKGPAKDAARFVQDYGHPQTPLLWASTSSSAYGDAVDKIIRNGANPKKELDAVAKIVTRDLKRIA, from the coding sequence ATGGTCGCGCCATTGCACACCAGCCGCCGTACCGCATTGAGCCTGACGGGTGCGGCGTTGACCACCGCGGCGCTCGCGGCGTGCGGAGGAAACTCTGGCCGCGACTCCGATTCCGACTCCGGTGGCGGCCCGCGTGTGAAGCAGTGGTACCACCAGTACGGCGAGGACGGCACCGAAGATGCCGTGAAGAAGTTCGCAGAGGATTACTCCAAGGCCAACGTCAAGGTCTCGTGGATCCCCGGCGACTACGACAAGAAGGCAGCGTCCGCCCTCCTCACCACGACAGGGCCCGACATCTTCGAGTACGGCAACGGCCCCACAATCGACATGATCACCGGGAAGCAGGTGCTTGACCTGTCTGACCTCCTCGGGGATGCAAAGTCAGACTTCACGCCAGCGCTCCTGGAGCGGATGACATACAAGGGGAAGCTGTACGCCATACCTCAGGTGGCCGACATGCAACTGCTCGTCTACCGCAAGAGCATGCTGAAGAAAGCGGGAGTGACACCGCCAAAGACCATCGATGAATTGGTTACTGCGGCAGGCAAGCTCACCACCGGGAACGTCAAAGGACTGTTCCTAGGTAATGACGGTGGAGCGGGCAATGTCAGCGGTCCGGTGCTGTGGGCCACGGGCCATGAGCACATCAGGGACGGCAAGCCCGACTTCGCCAACGATGATGTCGCAGATGCGTTGAGCAAGTTCGCCACCCTGTTCAAGAGTGGCAACCTGCTGCTCGGATCGCCAAGCGACTGGTCCGAACCCGCCGCGATCATTCAGGGTCTCACCGCGATGCAGTGGACTGGGCTCTGGACGCTGCCCACACTAGAGAAGGAACTCGGCGATGACTTCGGTGTCGTGCCGTTCCCCAGCGGTGGCTCCGGCGGCGAGCAGTCCGTGCCCGTTGGTGCCTATGCCGCAGCGGTCAGCGCCAAGGCGAAATCGAAGGAAGCAGCCAAGGATTTCGTGAAGTGGTTGTGGGTCGATCAGACCGACAAGCAGTTGGAGTGGGCGACGAAGTACGGCCTGCACATTCCCGCGCGGGAGAGCTTGGTGTCAAAGGCCGACCGTCTCTCCAAGGGACCGGCGAAGGATGCCGCCCGCTTTGTCCAGGACTATGGCCACCCGCAGACTCCGCTGCTGTGGGCCTCGACGTCGTCCTCGGCATACGGCGACGCGGTGGACAAGATCATCCGCAACGGCGCAAACCCCAAGAAGGAACTCGACGCGGTCGCCAAGATCGTGACCCGGGACCTGAAGCGCATCGCCTGA
- a CDS encoding carbohydrate ABC transporter permease, whose product MSTLTVGQRRGAIGRYVILTLLTLIFLIPFYLLVRNALSTEQEITAVDGWNWFPAVPQWGNLSEVFSSESVPLARSMVNSMAIAVTQTVGVVLVSAMAGYGLARSPVRYANAVFYTVLATLLIPAAVTFVPTFVMVSTLGWVSTLRGLIIPGLFQALATFLFRQYFLGFPKSLEEAAQIDGAGPWKTFWRIVVPNSWGFAAAVATITFIGSWNAFLWPLVIGQDQSSWTVQISLSTYVTAQSVNLHGMFMAALVSMIPLLLMFLFLQRWIVAGVEQTGINE is encoded by the coding sequence ATGTCGACCTTGACCGTCGGTCAACGGCGCGGCGCGATTGGGCGCTATGTGATCCTGACGCTGCTCACCCTGATCTTCCTGATCCCGTTCTACCTTCTGGTGCGCAACGCGCTCTCCACGGAGCAGGAGATTACAGCGGTCGACGGGTGGAACTGGTTCCCTGCCGTACCGCAGTGGGGAAACCTCAGCGAGGTCTTCTCCAGCGAGTCCGTGCCGTTGGCACGCAGCATGGTCAACTCCATGGCCATCGCGGTCACCCAAACCGTCGGTGTCGTGCTGGTGTCCGCCATGGCTGGCTATGGCCTGGCGCGCTCGCCCGTGCGTTATGCCAACGCCGTCTTCTACACCGTGTTGGCCACCCTGCTGATCCCGGCAGCGGTGACCTTCGTGCCGACCTTTGTCATGGTCTCCACGTTGGGATGGGTGTCGACCCTCCGCGGTCTCATCATCCCCGGGCTGTTTCAGGCGCTCGCGACCTTCCTGTTTCGGCAGTACTTCCTGGGCTTCCCGAAATCTCTTGAAGAGGCGGCCCAGATCGATGGTGCCGGGCCGTGGAAGACGTTCTGGCGCATCGTGGTTCCCAACTCGTGGGGCTTCGCTGCGGCCGTCGCGACGATCACCTTCATTGGTTCCTGGAACGCCTTCTTGTGGCCCCTGGTCATCGGTCAAGACCAGTCTTCGTGGACGGTTCAGATTTCTCTGTCGACCTATGTCACCGCTCAATCGGTCAACCTGCATGGCATGTTCATGGCTGCGCTGGTGTCGATGATTCCCCTGCTGCTGATGTTCCTCTTTTTGCAGCGTTGGATCGTGGCCGGTGTCGAGCAGACGGGCATCAACGAATAG
- the lspA gene encoding signal peptidase II, which translates to MQTGAGATLNPDPASTTARADAGPPVRSTRLVVVLALIALGSYALDQGTKAWVVANLEFGVAQDFPIPLIQLRRTSNPGAAFSLATNATWLLTIVAIVVIAATIWAARRLRSRGWAAALGLLIGGALGNLTDRFFREPGGGQGHVVDFLQFTRFPVIDFPIFNVADTCIVSAASLICILAFVGINIDGTRITSDEDTEDSEDLDQPSQDSELEESDSDRKDRP; encoded by the coding sequence ATGCAAACAGGAGCAGGAGCGACACTGAACCCCGATCCAGCATCGACAACCGCCCGGGCGGACGCCGGCCCACCGGTTCGTTCGACCCGATTGGTGGTGGTGCTGGCGCTGATCGCGCTCGGCTCCTACGCCCTCGACCAGGGCACCAAGGCCTGGGTTGTCGCCAACCTGGAGTTCGGGGTCGCCCAAGACTTCCCGATTCCGCTCATCCAGTTGCGTCGTACGTCCAATCCCGGGGCCGCGTTCTCGCTGGCCACCAATGCCACCTGGCTCCTGACGATCGTGGCGATCGTGGTGATCGCCGCCACGATCTGGGCGGCGCGCCGGCTGCGCAGCCGTGGGTGGGCCGCAGCGCTCGGCTTGTTGATCGGAGGCGCCCTCGGCAATCTCACGGATCGGTTCTTCCGCGAGCCGGGCGGCGGCCAGGGCCATGTCGTCGACTTCCTGCAGTTCACCCGATTCCCGGTGATCGACTTTCCGATTTTCAACGTGGCTGACACGTGCATCGTGAGTGCCGCCAGTTTGATCTGCATCCTGGCCTTTGTCGGTATCAATATTGACGGCACGCGGATCACTAGCGATGAGGACACCGAGGACTCTGAAGACTTGGACCAGCCCAGTCAGGACAGTGAGCTCGAAGAGAGCGACAGCGACCGCAAGGATCGCCCCTGA
- a CDS encoding RluA family pseudouridine synthase, whose amino-acid sequence MGEVKALPVPDGLEGERVDAAVARLLGLSRTRSAEIAAEGAITVDHRVVGKSDRVSAGQWLEVQMPDRLGPRQAQVKPVEVPGLRIVHEDSEIIVVDKPLGVAAHPSVGWDGPDVVSGLVAAGKRISTSGAAERQGIVQRLDVGTSGLMVLAKSERAYTVLKQAFRDRTVEKTYHALVQGLPDPIVGTIDAPIGRHPGGDYKFAVMTSGRASVTHYELVEAFRRASLLRIHLETGRTHQIRVHMAALHHPCVGDPLYGADPTLAKKLGLARQWLQATELSFDHPGSGERVTYVSELPDDLQHALDRIRDLT is encoded by the coding sequence ATGGGTGAGGTGAAGGCGCTGCCCGTCCCGGACGGGCTCGAAGGTGAACGCGTCGATGCGGCGGTCGCGAGGCTGCTCGGGCTGTCGCGTACGCGCTCGGCGGAGATCGCGGCCGAGGGTGCCATCACCGTCGACCACCGAGTGGTAGGTAAGTCCGATCGAGTCTCCGCGGGCCAGTGGCTTGAGGTCCAGATGCCCGACCGGCTCGGACCGCGGCAGGCGCAGGTCAAACCGGTTGAAGTGCCAGGACTGCGGATCGTGCATGAGGACAGCGAGATCATCGTGGTCGACAAGCCGCTTGGCGTCGCCGCGCACCCGAGCGTCGGCTGGGATGGGCCCGATGTGGTCAGCGGTCTGGTGGCGGCGGGCAAACGGATCTCTACTTCCGGGGCTGCGGAGCGCCAGGGGATTGTCCAACGCCTCGACGTGGGGACCAGTGGCCTGATGGTGCTCGCGAAGTCGGAGCGGGCATACACGGTTTTGAAGCAGGCCTTCCGTGATCGGACCGTTGAGAAGACCTACCACGCGTTGGTGCAGGGTTTACCTGATCCCATCGTCGGCACGATCGATGCACCGATCGGACGCCACCCCGGTGGTGACTACAAATTCGCCGTGATGACCTCAGGGCGAGCGAGCGTGACTCACTACGAGTTGGTCGAGGCCTTCCGCCGCGCGTCCCTGCTGCGGATTCACCTAGAGACCGGGCGCACTCATCAGATTCGCGTCCACATGGCAGCGCTTCACCATCCCTGCGTCGGAGATCCGCTGTACGGCGCAGACCCGACTCTGGCTAAGAAGCTCGGACTAGCCCGCCAGTGGCTACAGGCAACGGAACTGTCTTTTGACCACCCGGGGTCGGGTGAGCGGGTGACCTACGTCAGCGAACTTCCGGACGACCTGCAGCACGCGCTGGACCGCATCCGCGACCTCACCTGA
- a CDS encoding carbohydrate ABC transporter permease, with product MTATTETARPAAPQAAKRGWRQSPHLWFWIFVGPFFVGLVAFVIVPILWSVYLSFFEARNTVTPTEFVGLRNYATMLGDPAFRSSLGTFVVFAAFIVPTTFAMSLGLAVLIHSVRRGKSFFRSVFFLPTACSYVVAALIWRGSLFSGVSSGAANSGLSIFGVDPVAWLSVVDPPWYWLVIVTARLWLQIGFFMVLFLAALQRIPTALFEAAALDGAVGWKAFRYITVPQLKATSTAVLLLLLVNAFQAFDEFYNLMSTTGGYPPYARPPLVYLYYTALGDGQDFGNGSAGAVILTLIIALFALAQGKLTGIGKRGDD from the coding sequence ATGACTGCCACGACTGAGACCGCCCGCCCGGCGGCACCACAGGCTGCCAAGCGCGGATGGCGGCAGAGTCCGCACCTATGGTTCTGGATCTTTGTAGGGCCATTCTTTGTGGGGTTGGTGGCGTTCGTCATCGTCCCCATTCTGTGGAGCGTCTATCTGAGCTTCTTTGAGGCGCGGAACACGGTGACGCCCACCGAGTTCGTCGGGCTACGCAACTACGCGACGATGCTGGGAGACCCGGCATTCCGGTCGAGCCTGGGCACCTTCGTGGTGTTCGCCGCGTTCATCGTGCCGACGACCTTCGCGATGTCTCTCGGCCTTGCCGTCCTGATTCACAGCGTGCGGCGCGGAAAGAGTTTCTTTCGATCGGTCTTCTTCCTTCCGACCGCGTGCTCGTACGTGGTCGCTGCGTTGATCTGGCGCGGCTCGTTGTTCTCCGGCGTCAGCTCGGGGGCGGCCAACAGCGGGCTCAGCATCTTCGGTGTGGACCCGGTGGCATGGCTGTCTGTGGTCGACCCGCCGTGGTACTGGTTGGTCATTGTCACGGCCAGGCTCTGGCTGCAGATCGGCTTCTTCATGGTGCTGTTTCTCGCTGCGCTGCAACGGATTCCGACCGCGCTCTTCGAAGCAGCAGCCCTCGATGGGGCGGTCGGGTGGAAAGCCTTCCGCTACATCACCGTGCCCCAGTTGAAGGCGACCTCGACGGCCGTGCTTCTCCTGCTGTTGGTGAACGCATTCCAAGCGTTCGATGAGTTCTACAACCTCATGTCGACGACCGGGGGATATCCGCCATACGCGCGCCCGCCGTTGGTGTACCTCTACTACACCGCGCTCGGAGATGGTCAGGACTTCGGCAACGGCAGCGCAGGAGCCGTGATCCTGACGCTGATCATCGCACTGTTCGCGCTCGCCCAAGGCAAGCTCACCGGGATCGGAAAGCGGGGCGATGACTGA
- a CDS encoding MBL fold metallo-hydrolase, protein MAMRVITLGTAGGPRWWPPVLSDSRWGISTAVEVDGRVYLVDVGHGAGRQFTRAGLEMSDLGAVFLTHLHSDHTTDLANLALFGLFTMSATSKPVPIIGPGDRGALPPVSPLATVPPDPVAPHRPTPGTADLFRLLMEAHATDLNDRVLDALRPNPQHLFAAQDIVIPPEVGFDANACPTPAMQPFTVFEDDRIRVDATLVEHPPIAPAYGFRLTSEHGSVAISGDTTRTDNMVRLAQDVDLLLHEAISFEWVEGLYADRTDATSRASVSHHRRSHTSVTDAVAVAEQAGAGSLALHHLVPGNRDTDLWRAATAGASLPVLIPDDLDVLPIGRTPPVTC, encoded by the coding sequence ATGGCCATGCGCGTCATCACCCTTGGCACGGCGGGTGGCCCTCGGTGGTGGCCGCCGGTCCTCTCTGACTCACGGTGGGGAATTTCCACTGCCGTCGAAGTCGATGGGCGCGTCTATCTCGTCGACGTTGGCCACGGCGCAGGGCGGCAATTCACGCGAGCAGGTCTAGAGATGTCCGACCTCGGCGCGGTCTTTCTGACGCATTTGCACTCCGACCACACCACCGATCTGGCCAATCTTGCGCTGTTTGGCCTGTTCACCATGTCGGCGACGTCGAAACCGGTTCCGATCATTGGCCCTGGAGACCGGGGCGCGCTGCCCCCAGTCTCCCCGCTGGCAACGGTCCCTCCGGATCCCGTTGCGCCGCATCGACCCACGCCGGGGACGGCGGACCTCTTCCGCCTCTTGATGGAAGCGCACGCCACCGACCTCAATGACCGAGTCCTCGACGCACTGCGTCCCAACCCGCAGCACCTCTTCGCGGCCCAGGACATCGTGATCCCACCCGAGGTTGGATTCGACGCCAACGCATGCCCTACGCCCGCCATGCAGCCGTTCACAGTCTTCGAGGATGACCGGATTCGGGTGGACGCGACCCTGGTGGAGCATCCGCCGATCGCTCCCGCCTATGGCTTTCGCCTTACGAGTGAGCACGGCTCGGTCGCGATCTCCGGGGACACCACGCGTACCGACAACATGGTGCGCCTCGCCCAGGACGTCGATCTACTGCTGCACGAAGCCATCAGTTTTGAGTGGGTGGAGGGTTTGTATGCCGACCGCACCGATGCCACCTCCCGCGCCTCGGTGAGCCATCACCGGCGGTCGCATACGAGTGTCACGGACGCTGTTGCCGTGGCCGAACAGGCGGGCGCTGGCTCCCTAGCCTTGCACCACCTGGTTCCGGGTAACCGTGATACCGACCTGTGGCGCGCCGCGACGGCAGGCGCATCACTCCCTGTCCTTATCCCCGATGATCTGGACGTTCTACCGATCGGACGTACGCCGCCGGTGACTTGTTGA
- a CDS encoding TraR/DksA family transcriptional regulator produces MVAPKKAAAAKKSAAKKTPASTASAKGSSGAKKRSTPKKAAALRVRSDEAPWTSAELEAVNAELLEQRDHLQAELAGIESDIQQLMSDSGEGSGDDDVDTGAKTSERQQELTVALNSRAMLEQNERALQAIEEGTYGVCESCGKPIGKLRLQAQPRATLCVTCKQEQERH; encoded by the coding sequence ATGGTTGCACCGAAGAAGGCTGCCGCGGCCAAGAAGAGCGCGGCGAAGAAAACACCAGCCAGCACGGCTTCCGCGAAGGGAAGTTCTGGCGCCAAGAAGCGATCAACACCCAAGAAGGCCGCCGCGCTGCGCGTACGGTCAGACGAGGCGCCGTGGACGTCAGCGGAGCTCGAGGCCGTCAACGCTGAACTGCTCGAACAGCGAGATCATCTGCAGGCTGAACTCGCGGGCATCGAGAGCGATATCCAGCAACTCATGAGCGACAGCGGCGAAGGGTCGGGCGACGACGATGTCGACACTGGCGCGAAGACTTCTGAGCGTCAGCAGGAGCTCACCGTCGCGCTCAATTCGCGGGCGATGCTGGAGCAGAACGAGCGGGCACTGCAGGCCATTGAAGAGGGCACCTATGGCGTGTGTGAGAGCTGTGGCAAGCCGATTGGGAAGTTGCGATTGCAGGCTCAGCCACGTGCGACACTGTGCGTGACATGCAAACAGGAGCAGGAGCGACACTGA